The genomic window cagcacacacagatgtcagtGCTGAGTTTTCATCAGCAACTTCCTAACAGTGGACAAACTGACAGCAGGACCTAATGTGAGGAAATGCAGAGCGTCCAGTGTCAGTCAGTTAAAGGACAACAGTAAGGAATTCACATGTGACTGTTCTCaccagagtgaaaaaaaaggttgtgttCTTGTGGAGATTCAAAACAGCTCATCAGAAGACAGTTAAGGGCAGCCATCCAAAGCAGCTGAAGACTGTAACGACTGTACCGCGGAGGACAGATGTTGTCAGCATAAGTCAATCAACAGGAGAAATAAACTGGCTTTTTTTTGATAATGAATTCAATTCTTCGACTGTCTTTCAAATATAACAATTCAACTTGTATATCTATTGTTTTAGTAACTGAAATGTACtataactttttgttgttgttttgttgtacaTGTTTAAACAACATGTATAATTGTTGTACTTTACACTAAACTTTGAATATTTGCACCTGGATAAATTCATAATGACATTACTATATACCCACCTAAACATGGTCATTTTAGTGGTTAAGTTGCactttaacccttaaaaaagtaaaattgctTCAGTAAATGAATCAAGAAAGTTGTATACAGATTAGTTATAGCCCTGTACTTGCTGGATGGATAGGTCACTGTAGGTCCTTCTATACACACTTGAAAAGGGAGGGGTATTCAGCCGGTTGCAATTGGATGCATCACCACTAGAAGTCAGTGGTTATTACATATTGGTTCTAAATGGACCGTATAGTTAATAATCACTCATGTTGGCTTATGgatacatttattaaatgtgtatatactgcTAAGTTATGtagggaaaggaaaggagagaaggaAATAATAGTTGTGGGAGTGATTCGGCAGAAAGATGCAGTCCAGCACTAGCTGAGcaagcagagaaacagacaagCTGTCAgcagcctgcacacacacacacacacacacacacacatacatacaggaTCTCACAAACATGTCTATCAGCTGagcactgtgtctgtgttcactgAATCATTATctgaatgtttgtttctttgtgtgtttgtttatgattCACCTCCCTTCACTGACCCCCCCACTTCCTTATTtgccttctctcttttttgtaaaatgacagtTCATTGCTTCAACATCATCGCTacattacaaaaacagaaagcagAAGTGTAAAGGTGGGAGTGTCTTTCATGAACTCAGTGACCACTGTGTATTACAACACACTGCTTATAGTGAAtcataatacacatttttatttatcaatCCCCAATTTCTGATCttaatatgtacagtgtgttaTTCTATGTCATTTATTCATAGCAGAATGTGGTTTCACTGCTAATGCTAAATTGCTGCTATAGATCTATGTGTAATCACTGCTTTTTAGAGTAGTTTCATAAGCTTGTggatttgtattttcttttattttttgatgtgTTACAGGGAGTTCTAGCTCTACTTTCTCTGTTTTGACTGATGAAACCCCTGTTTAGGCTTGAAAGGTTGCTCTGAAAAGTTTACTCATCAATAGAGTTGGAACAAAGTTTTAGCAGAGCAGCATCCTTCTTACTCGTGAGATGCGGTatcaatgttttaatttgaaaatatgtCTATATTAAACAGGCTTCCTTTCCATTTGTATCACCGGTGTCACTATTTCATGACAAGTTGCGCTTATCACACAATCAGGGTAATGGGAACACATGTTGACCgacagaacaaaaaaagttgCCAGTGGGATAATGACAGACGGCAGTGAAAATAATTCCTTCATAGGAGCGTTTAGTAATTTCAACACATACTGTGAAGTATCATGATTCTCTTGCAGTATATTGATCATGACAGAATCACTGTATCATGATATTTAGGTATCACATGACATTGTGTGAATTACACAGCAATTTGTGCCCATGTAGTtcagcaggttgtttttttacccgTAGGTCTAGAGCTGCTACAAAGTATGGATTTCCTACTTTGTCTAATAGTTTAATAAAGTGTTTGTTCTCTCTCATCTTTGGGTAGATGAATCAACCCATATATAAGCTCTTAAGTTTGTATATGTCCTCATGAGTGGTTCAAGCCTCAAATCCTGATGCCCCCTTCCCTACTTTCTCCCTCTTCTCATTATTCTGTCCACCCAGTGACCCATCTGTCTCTCCCAGACGCTCCCACCACTCcccttgtcttttttcccctctagtctctttctcttttctctccctcccctcctccttcacaTTGACCCCCTTTGTTCACAGCTATTGGGTGCTGGTGGTTGAGGGAAGTGGGGGTGCATGGGGGGTCTGGTCAGCTGTTTcctcagtatgtgtgtgtgtgtctgaacagtgtgggaatgtgtgtgagaaaaagtTGCAGACAGAGCTCCGTCGAAGCTCAGAATGCATGTGTCGcccagtgaggacacacacgtGCAGGGTGTCGGGACATGTAGCTCAGAGTTCCTCTAGAATATTTAGTttcttttttagtttaatttgcCTTGGTGGACTTTCTTCTCTGGAAACATCTTCATGATTTAACCTCTGGAATACAAACAATCTACCGTGTAGGAGACCCAGTCATTGAGCAAAGACCTCACACAGCTACGAGACTATGCAGCCTTCATCAGGAACTCACAGCCATGACACCTGTGTTCAGACACAACTGTGCGGTGAGTTGGCTCACACTGAAGAAAAACCTCCAGTGATCAGATTGTGCCTCAGATTTCCTTCTTTCTGTTGAGTTGTTTCATTCTATCATTTTTATAGTCAATGCGTTAATCCATTAGTTGACAGAAAATGAGTTAGAGGagaaatacaaaccatttactgcTTTCTCTGGACATCTCGTTGTGTTGCCGCatataatgtcttttttttcaatatctatatatctatatcacCGTGGTCAAGTTTTAGGCTCTTTTGTTGTGTAGATCATTTGAACTGTAGGTGTTTGATTGCAATGCAGTTATAAACATTGGTAGTCCATTGAGTAAGTACACTGTAGATTAAGTCTGGATGCTGTGAAATAGTTCATGTGTCAAagatcatcattatcatcatcatcattcaggtGGTTTGGTATTTGAGAAGTTATCTATGACCTTTAGTGGACTTCTGTTGCATTGATCGTATGAacagtgtgtttctctgttgcttaaaatgttaaatgttaaaatgttacaaTGTCACCgggggttagggttaacctCCTTATGAggactgtcagtcagtcagtcatcatctaccgctttatcctcaaccagagggtcgcggggggtgccgtgccaatctcagctacatcgggcgataggcggggtgcaccctggacagttcgccagtccatcgcagggccacacagatagagacaaacaaccattcgctctcacactcgctcctatggtcaatttagagtgtccaatttacctgtccccacattgcatgtttttggactgtgggaggaagccggagaacccggagagaacccacgcacacacggggagaacatgcaaactccatgcagaaaggcccttgttccaaccggggctcgaacccgggtcttctcgctgcaaggcgagagtgctaaccactaccttATGAGGACTGAGAGACTGAAATTAGttaaaaagctgtgtgtgtgtgtgttgtctgcagGTCTGCAGGCTACTTTATGTTTGTTCCTCTGTCTGACTTGTCTCTGACccctgtgaaaaaaaagtgtgagaaaatggcacactcactcactcacaggttTTCAAGCAGACTGACTCTGAACAAAGCCCCCCCTGTGCCTGTCTGGTCTagtctgacactgtgtgtgtgtgtgtgtgtgtgtgtgtgtgtgtgtgtgtgtgtgtgtgtgtgtgtgtgttgtttaaattTATACACTCATTGTCTCACTGTTTTTTGTACATCTGATGAAAATTCCCAACGATTTACAGAAAAGTACATACAGTAGTATGGagtgtctgtatatatgtgtttttttttgttatttattcgTTGCCTTCATTTTAGTTTTGAAATGggaataaatcaaatattaatgaatatGTTTAAACCGTGGAATTCTCTTGATCTGTCATAAAATTTTTATGTAGATAATATTTgtgatttattgtattttgtttaggTTAGGAGAccaaagctttttttatttacaattgtatattactactttatatttactttactcTAAATTAGCCTTTGACTGTGACAGAGAGTAATGTCAAGAGTTAATCCTACACTTCCCATGATGCACCTCATCTCTTTTTACTCATTTAGATACCAACAGATGCTTATATTTTATAAACACTTCATTTATGAAATGTTGAAGAAAACTCAACcttgatgacatcacagtgacactATACCCTGTACACTGAGCTCTACTAATCCCTGATGAGCAAACTGAGCaattttttgtctgtttgtgtttatagcCCAGCTGGAGTTCGTCCAGATCCTGGTGAtcgtggtggtgatgatggtgatggtggtcgTCATCACCTGTCTGCTGAACCACTACCGACTATCGACACGCTCTCTCCTCTCCAGACACGCCCCCACAAGCAGAAGACACCTACCACTGGCTAATGTGAGTCAAATGGGACTTTTTCATCTGATTTATGCACATGTTGGATCATGTGGCTCACTCCAACTTCTAATACACATGTGTTTtacacagcagctttaaaatattaacatatttgtttaggggtgggaatcaggGGGGTCCCTCATGATATGATCCGCGATACAAGGTCCACTATACCAgcaatatcacgatacaacgattctgtgataatcgatatattgcaagacaatcatgtAGTCAGACGTCacaaggagacatgaagtagtgacgcctggcgagtgaaactggcgcCTTTATTCGttgattaaaataaagatatttgcTCCCACCCCTACATTTGTTACGGATCTCTGAGACTCTTGTGTTACAGAGGGAAAAGTTATCAAAGTTCCTTCTTATTCATCAGACAGAAACCGTTGTTTCAGCATTTTGTGTCCAGAGACAACAGATCCCTATATAGTTTATGGAGGAAATGCTGGGTTTCGAGGCGTGCTGAGTGACAGCATGTGATCACAGAGCTGCAGGCTAATGCTAGCACACTGACTCAATTCTTcagtgagagacacagacacccgtgatgactacacacacacacacacacacacagttacgtTACCTTGACCATAACCACTTTTTTGCTTCATCATAACTATTCTCAAAACTTGTATTCGTTGTTATGGAGACAGGCCTTTTGGCTCCATGAGGACGACAAGTCCCAGTACTGTGTAAACAGACTGATGTCCTCATGACATGAGTAATACCTTGACCACCcacccacacattcacacacaaacaaactcgcAGACTTGCACCTGAGGCTTTTTCAGACGCTTCGCTTGTGCTTTGTGAATCACCTGCTACTGAATCATTGTGTGTGCTTGTacttgttacctctttaggacccttTCTGGCAtaatcactgaccttgtcagcacAAGTAGTCCTCATTGAaaccaaaacttggtcctaaagaggcagaaagtGGCAGAAATAGGCTGTCTAAATGGAAGCTAATGCTGTGTCCTAAGTAGAATAGCTATGCAAACCTGTGTTACACATGAGTAAAGGATGAGGCATaaatgtgagcacacacacacacacatacacacacacaaatgcctgCTGGAAAAGTTTTATTCACAGTTGATATGTTTTACGAAAGTAAGGGGTCACTTCAGTAGTTTTTGAGTCACAGACCGACAGGTAATCCGAGGATTTAAAGGTTAGAAAGATAAaaagacagtgagtgtgtgctcTTGCAGCCCAAGTGGAGCTCCCTGGTGGccaaaaagaaatcaacaacTACATAAAGCTTAATCTAATTTTTCATTGAGTTGAATTTTAAATGGactgactttctttctttctttctttctttcttcctttcttccatCAGGAGGCAGGTCTGTGGTCCTCTGAGAGCACGGCGACCAACAATGGTCTGAACGAGGTGAGTTTGACTTTTACCACCAAGTTAACAAATAAGGatttagaagaagaaaagcaagtTTACATGTTCAAACATTGTGACTCAACAGCCATTTGACGTCAACAGGTTTATAACCCTCGCCCTCCGGATCGAGGCATTCACTCGTCACCCCAGCATACCCACTCCCAGTCCCAACCCCAGCCTCCCCTCCAGTCTCAGCGCTTCCAGCACACGTACGCTGCGAGTCGCTTCCAGCCCACGTACCCCTACCTGCCCCAGAGCCTCATCGACCTTCCGCCCACCATCTCCCTCTCAGATGGGGAAGAGCCCCCACCATACCAGGGCCCCTGCACCCTTCAGCTGCGGGATCCAGAGCAACAGATGGAACTGAACCGTGAGTCAGTCAGAGCACCGCCCAACCGGACTGTGTTTGACTCCCACCCCCTCGACCCATCCAACTGTCTGCAGGCCAGGTAATGACGTAGCACTATGTGAAGCGAGCAGGTCCCTTGTTTATAGACCTCTGTTACTTACCaaccaaaaaaatgtaaacatcacatATACACCtataatgtttttcttcaaaatgtaATGCTAGTCAGCATTGTTAGCATTTTCATTACAAGTTGCACTAGCTAAAGATAATATTTACCCCTCCTGTTTTACTCTCAGTCTCCAGGCTCCTCCTCCAAGTGTCCATTCGGGCATCAGTGTGTTAGAAGCCCAGGAGGCCTTGTCCCGAGTAGAGGGAGCTCCCCCCGCCTACAGCGAGGTGATCGGGCACTACTACCATGCGGCGTCCCTGAATTCTAGCCATAACCATCGCACCGTCTCCTCTGGACAAGTACCCCCGTCCTTGCTCATACATGGTCTAATCCGACCTCCACCTCAGCAGCAAGGGACTGTGGACAACAGGAATTCAAGGAATACGAAGGAAAAATCACAAAAGCCCCAGCAGGTGTGACAGTACTGCTTCCTGCTTACTCTTCCCTAGCCCGCTGGGAAACCAGGATTATGTATTACCACTTTGTAAATGGTCAATGGCTGGTTAGTTGTAGCTGATGCAGGTTCCCCTCACAATGGATCGGGCTTAGACCGGGAGGCGGTGAACGCGGCGCACGCCGGCTCCTCGTTAGGTAAGAACATCCGTTCCAGATGTTGCATATGTGCGCCGCCACATCAATCCTGCAGAGCACAGACGCAGGAGAACATCTGGTACTTCCTGTTCCACAATTTCCTGTGCACTTCAGATGAACcaatgatgatgtcagagaagGAGGTCaaagggtgggtgggtgtgggaGCAACTCATCGCCCCTCTATCAGACTGAGCTAGCCTTTCTACActataaatatttacatgttctgtttgtttctgtagTACCTTTTTTTCGTTTGTTTGTCTATTTCAAGCTTACAAGATCATTTCTATCCAGTCAAATTGTGATATGTGACAGTCTTCTTGGTTCCTTCAGGTTTCAGGATTGGTTTTGTTTTCCTATGAAAATCCCCTTCGCTGCTCCAACTCCAttaattttgtttgtgattgCACAGTTCAGGATAGTGATACCTGCACGAGGCTTTAGCTGTTGTCACCAGAGACACGTTAGCACATGAGAATCTGCAGAAAAGAGTTTAGATGTAGTTAGCGTTAGCTCAATCTTGCCAGTTGTAGCACAGTGCGAAAATGTCCTTGAACAttctgcctttaaaaaaaaaacagctattgCAGGAGTTGTCACTAAAATCTTTTTgggttgttattttttatttgtttttttgaagaagGTTTGCACAAAGTTGAAGACTGTTGACcccagaaaaagaaagacatctGCAATATGCTTGATAAGAGAGAAAATAGAGAAAGTAGGGTAGTAGTATTTTTCTAAACTAGGTGGATTCTTATCagttacaatgttttttttttagtgtttttatatgTTGTGTAGATTTAGGAGAAGAAACAAACATCTGTTATCTGTTGGCGTGCCAACTTTCACGTTGAACATTTTTGCTACATACATGTTGGCATGTATATATGGATT from Solea senegalensis isolate Sse05_10M linkage group LG4, IFAPA_SoseM_1, whole genome shotgun sequence includes these protein-coding regions:
- the pmepa1 gene encoding protein TMEPAI; this translates as MQPSSGTHSHDTCVQTQLCAQLEFVQILVIVVVMMVMVVVITCLLNHYRLSTRSLLSRHAPTSRRHLPLANEAGLWSSESTATNNGLNEVYNPRPPDRGIHSSPQHTHSQSQPQPPLQSQRFQHTYAASRFQPTYPYLPQSLIDLPPTISLSDGEEPPPYQGPCTLQLRDPEQQMELNRESVRAPPNRTVFDSHPLDPSNCLQASLQAPPPSVHSGISVLEAQEALSRVEGAPPAYSEVIGHYYHAASLNSSHNHRTVSSGQVPPSLLIHGLIRPPPQQQGTVDNRNSRNTKEKSQKPQQV